One Magnolia sinica isolate HGM2019 chromosome 2, MsV1, whole genome shotgun sequence genomic window, CGACCTTTCCTCGTATTTCCTTTCCCGCTGCTTTCTTCTGCTCCATTCCTCCTTCCTTCCCTCCCAGACTATCTGATGGGTAGTAAAAGCAAGAAGCCTCGCAAGAGGACTGCCAAACGCGACCCAATCGATTCCGAGGTTTTCTCAAATGCCCTGCTCATGTCTCTATATTTACTgacttcaatctctctctctctctctctctctctctctctctctctctctctctctccaatcgaTTCTGAGGTTTCctacttaaaattattttaaaaaaaaaaaaaaaaacttattcttTTCGTTATTGCTGGAAGGGCGAGGAAGACTCGATTGATGAGATGCCGGCCGTTTCTTTGTCTGATGTCGATGACGAGTCAGGTACTAACCCTATTTGCATTATTGCGGTGGGTGCTCTTTCTGCAGTCGCGTGCCCGTGAATTCCTGGCCGTTCATCTGGTTGGTCTCACTTTCATGTAACGGTTCGATTAGTAGGAAGAAAATGTACGGTTAAGAAATGTATGCATGCTGGCCACCCAACGGTCAGATTGGACTGTTTTTTGGGCCAGGGAGCATATGCATGAGGGGCCCTGCTAGATGAACGGCCTTGATTGGTGAAACCTAGGTCTAACTGGTAGCCTTTGGCAGGTTtcaccctcttttcttttcttgatatcTTCAATCTGTTACTTAATTTGCATTGATCCAATCACCAGATAAAAGCGAAAGCATGTTGGAAGAGAATGTGCCACAGACCCAACAGAAGGCGATAGAGCATATGAAGCAATTACAGAGACTCGAGGAGAAGGTGCTGTTTCTATTCTCTCAGAATTGAAAATTTTGCAGGACTTCTCCACAATTGCATGGtcctggagttttttttttttttgttagcttgttagtacaccccactgtcagttcacacttcagtgttagccaaccccactagggaatcaataccaagacctcagtgttgaaatgaggtatctttcactcagtctaccacatgagctatggatcacGGTCCTGGAGTTATTTGTTGTTTGCGTATGAGTTTCATTGAATTAACTCTTTGTTTTGTCTCCATAGGACCCAGAATTCTATCAGTTCTTGAAAGATTACGATAAGGAGCTTCTGGAATTCGATGACGTAGACTTCAATGTGAGTATATCAGTAAACACTGAAACATGGGATCTTCTCTATGTTGATGATCATCTTTCATGTAGTTATTTGAGATAGGCTATGACAGGGTCACTTCCAAAATGGGCCTTGATTACACTTATATTATATTTTAGATTATGAATGAATACCAATcactgtttcaaaaaaaaaaaaagaaagaaagaaagaaagaaagaaagaaaaagaacagaaaaaggaaatgaaagaaaaaaaaaagaaaaagaaaaagctaatACTATTGTTTCCAATGTTTAGTATGTTGTTTTTGTGCATCATATCGCCACCTTGGGGAAATGCGATGCATTTATTAATACTATTGTTACTAATGGTACATTGCTCTGCacgttcatctctctctctctctctctctaaatttgACAAATCAAGGAAAACGTAAATGAGACAATCATGACTTAATTAcgggtgcatttggatgccctAAAAATTCTTAGTCTGATGAAGTGGAAAGAACCAAGTTATGATTTCCTTagtattcatatatatatatatatatatatatatatatatatatatatatatatatatatatatatatatatatatatatatatatatatatataaagatgacATTTTCTACTATTCATAATGAGGAAATAGCCCTCAAATCAAATTATACATTCTCTTCTCGTAGTTAGTTAATTTCCATGccattggatatatatatatatatatatatatatataaatttcctcttgattaaattGAATTATTGCAAACATTTCACTTGCATACCCGAAAGTGCCCCCATCCAAACCCCAACACCCCCTTatatttcttctctctctctctctctctctctctcttggaggGAGGGAGGATTTAGtccatgatataattttaaaagCTATAAATAGTGGTGAAAATGTATGCATAGATGCTCTTGCTATGTTCAAAAGGAATGTAATACTTCAGAGGAAGGGGCGGAGTATTtaattcattatataattttagaaGTTATAAATGGTGGGGAAAATGAATGTGCAGATGCTCTTGATGCCTTCAATACTTTGATATGTTGCCAAGGAATGTGTGATTTTGAGTGAGGGAGGATTTCATTCATGATATAATTGTAGAAGTTATAAAATAATGTTGAAAATGTATGTGCAGATGCTCTTGATACATTTGACACTTTGATCATGTTATGCATTCAATACTTTGATATGTTGCCAAGGAATGTGTGATTTTGAGTGAGGGAGGATTTAATTCATGATATAATTGTAGAAGTTATCAAATAATGTTGAAAATGTATGTGCAGATGCTCTTGATACATTTGACACTTTGATCATGTTTCCAAAGAATGCGTACTTTGTTTGATGTTGATGTTATCCATGTTGATCCATGTACTATTTCGCAATATGCTGTTTAGGAAGATGCCAAGACTGAACTGGATGAACCCGAAGATTCAGAACCTCATGTTACTGCAGAGAAGGTACAAAAGTCATCGGAGAAAGTTATTACAACGACGATGGTTAATACGTGGTGCAATGCAGTTCGAGAAAAGTCTAGTCTTAGGGCGGTTCGTACTCTCATGCGGGCTTTCCGGACTGCATGCCATTATGGAGATGATACTGAAGACGAACCTTCCATAAAGTTTAGGATCATGTCTAGTAGTGTCTTCAATAAAATAATGTTGTTCGTTTTAAGTGAAATGGATGAGGTTCTTCGCGGGTTGCTTAAAATGCCCAGCTCTggaggaaagaaagaaacaataaTGAATCTGGCGAACACAAAAGGTTGGAAAACTTATGGCCATATAGTGAAGTCATATCTTGCAAATTCACTCCATGTATTGAACCAAATGACTGATAGTCAGATGATCTCATTCACATTACGGCGTCTTAGATATTCAGCTGTGTTTTTGGCCGCATTCCCGAGCCTACTAAGGAAGTACATTCAGGTATGCCTCAATCTTGTAATATGTTCCAGTTCTTGTTCAATGTCTATTTGCTCTCAAGGTGAGGTTGGAAGATGAGTTATGCAATGACTATTTGCTAGAGTAGGATTCGAATCTCACTCTCCCCAAATGCAACAATTTGGCATGTGTgacgaaaatgaagaaaatggatggttagaaaagtTGACCCACAGTCGCTTTGTACAGTTGTGGTCACCTGTTCACTAGGatgacctaatttttgggccatgcataCACAGCAGTGCCACCTGATAAGTGGCCTTGAACTTGCAGACATTTGTCACACTGGCACATTCCGGGAGAGTAGGATTCAAAGTCTTACTCTTGCAAGAGCAGAGCTCAGCTCGTGAAATATAGTTGGTGCAATTGAAATGCATGGGGTCAAAGTTGCATCAGTTAAGTCTACACTAGCTGTTcattgcatttatatcatcagcTTATTGCTTTATTTTCATTGTTGATATGCTTCACGGCTTTGTTTTTGCAGGTTGCACTTCACTTCTGGGGTACTGGAGGAGGTGCCCTGCCCGTTGTTTCATTCCTATTTCTAAGAGACATCTGCATTCGTCTTGGTTCGGATTGTCTGGATACATGCTTGAAAGGCATATACAAGGCCTATGTTATGAATTGCCAGCATGTGAATGCATCGAGGTTGCAGCATATCCAGTTCCTTGGGAACTGTGTCATCGAACTTTATGGAGTGGACACATCGAGTGCGTATCAACAAGCCTTCAGTTTCATAAGACAGATGGGGATGATATTAAGAGATGCTCTTACCATAAAGACCAAGGTAATTCTTCCATAGAGATCCTTGTATAACAATTAGTAGCTTCCGGATatcattttctgacaattttgcCCTGGGTATTTTACATCTTAATGCTTTTTTTTAGGGGGGCATATATGGTGTTTCCATCTCATTCTTCAGTTAATAAGAAACTTTCTGACATCTGTTTATAGAAAAAgtaaaagtaaagaaaagaaatgaaatgaaatgaaccTTTTCTGACATTTTCTGAGGCATGGAAATGCCCAGCTTGTTGTGTGGAACACAAAAAGATACCATTATTGGTTTCAGATACTTGTGGAATACTTCTAGATATGTTTTAGCTGAATACTATTGTCTTACGTTCTGTTTGGATGACATCCAACTACCACTCTATGATATCTGCCCGCACATCTGGCACTGTCTAGAAAATAGTTCTGATCTTTtttgaaaggaaaagagaaaatcCCGATGTTGTAAAGCAGTCTTTCTCAGCTACCCCACTCATGGAAAAGCTCCACAAGCATCAATTGTCTCATTGAAGTTAGCATGGCAGGAGACTAGAGAAAGATTTCACAGCATGATCAAATTCAATATTGATAGAATGCGTTAAACATTTCGAGTAAAAACCATATGACTGAATATGAATAGCTTGTTATGACTGAAATGCTTTTATGCCATACACGTCCTAGATTTTGAAGATGGACAGTTGTATCCTTGTTCCTGTATCTGTGGCCATAACAGCATCCATATATgggtatcataagatataataaAGTACAAAACAAGGTAGAAATGGAATATGTGTTCAATTATGGAAACAAATATAACTATTGACATTGTTAATTTTCTATAGAGCATCCTATTTCAACTTCCTTTAAATGGCATTTGTTGTTTGCAAACCGGTAACTATTATTAGAAAACCTTGGACTATGACAATCATCTCAGTCGTCATCCCTTGTATTGCAATCTATGAATAACTTGCAAGCTCTGTGGACGGCTGATTCTAAGGCTTCTGCACTTTCTTTCCAAATATAATTAGAGTTGGGTTGATGTAGGTTGTTTGCCTTGCTTCATATGCACCACTACTGAATATATACTGGGCTTGGACTGTCAGGAGTTACCAGCCCGCACTCCTTTTGGTGCCCATAACAAAATTTAGATGATGGGGTCCTGGATAGCTGGTTGTTTCTGGTGATGCTGAGTTTACAGCATAATACATTAAACTGTTGGTCCAGTTTTAATACTCTGGCATACTATGCGGATGTCCTGAATTATGTCAACTTTGAGTGTTATAAACCAATACAGAGTATGCATATTATTTCGTTGTCAGCCTGCTTCAGTCAGCCAGCCAAAGTATGTATATACCAAGTCTCTATTTAAGTGATTGAAGCATTTGATAGATCTATGATTTATACCTATTAAACTGGACATGGGCAAGTGTGTCAGTGTCAGAAAGATAAAAGAGTATGGGAGATGCCTGTCATGCAGGGGTAGTCTGCACGAAAATGTTTCTTTTATAAAACTACGATATTTAATATAGACCCAGATCTGGTGAAAAGAAAATGTTGCAAGGTTTAGGAAAATGTGCCTGATAGCCAGAATTTCTAGTTTGAGTTCTTAACTGATGTCCAGCAGTTCGATACCAATTCCAACGCCTTTGTTGCACAAGAAGTagtaggaagaaaagagagggaaagggaTAAATCGTGGAGGACTGACCACTGAGTTTTCTAGAAGATTTTCAGCTCTGGAAGCAGTCCAATTGCAGGAACCAAAAAGAAAGAAGCTATATTTCTCCACCGTATTCATGTCTAGAGTCAGATGACCCTTATTAAAATCATTAAATGGTTTAAAACTAGGATTTGCTGGGTTAGGGTCTCTGCTCATGGCTCAgtagtagactcacaagagtttcaacacagatgtcaggggttcgagtacccattgtggcgtGTGTGGGCGTGGGTGTGACTGTGTAAAAAGAAGGATTTGCTGGCTTAACAGGTAAGTTTTCATGATTAGTTGAAGAAAAAACCAAACTAATTAACTTCTCTCTTACGAAGCACATGTGCAACTTGTAGGAGGCGTGGCGTGGCCCCTGCAATTGGTCAAACTGTCCATTCGTGTGGTCTCACGCAGCCCTACATATGGCCTTAAAGGTCTGTCAGATTGAATTGTAGAACCCCTAGTTCCTCATGCATGGTCTGTATAGCCATAATTTTGAATGGGATGCTTTGTGGGGTCCAATCTTGGCTGTGGCAGTATGTTTTGCTGGTGGTATGTTGTCTTGTCGTGCATCACTAAGAGTGCCATGTCCTTATTACATTTTATGATACTTGCAGTTAATTATCTATCTTGAATttattattagaaaaaaaatacaagtatcCGTCTCCCATGATAGTTGATGTTTCCACGTGTAATGTATCTTAGTGACCCTGTTTGCTTCCTATACTTGTTCAGCATTGCTTTAACTTGCCATGCATCCCCATGTTGGATGAGGGTTGTGAACTTGCAGAAGGTTTTGTTTTGTAGGAAGCTTTTAGGAAGGTTTATGAATGGAAGTACATGAACTGCCTCGAGCTCTGGACTGGAGTGATCTGTGCCTACAGCTCCGAAACTGATATCAAACCCCTTGCATACCCACTGACCCAAATAATCTCTGGGGTTGCCCGTTTGGTTCCAACTGCGCGGTACTTCCCACTTAGGTTGCGGTGTGCCAGAATGCTCAACCGCATTGCTGCTGCGACTGGTTCTTTTGTCCCTGTTTCTTTGCCCCTTCTGGATATGCTGGTGATGAAAGAACTGAACAGACCCCCTTCTGGAGGCGTTGGGAAAGCAATTGATTTGCGTACAACATTGAAGGTGGGATTGGTTGTGATAATCTTCTTTCACAAACTAACTATAAGACTGGTATTCTTGCTCATGAGACAAGGGAATTTTTTATGGCAGGTTAGCAAGCCAGCATTGAAGACACGTGCATTTCAGGAGGCATGTGTGTTTTCTGTGGTTGAAGAGCTTGCTGAGCACCTAGCTCAGTGGAGTTATTCTGTTGCTTTCTTTGAGCTGTCATTTATTCCACTTGTGCGGTTGCGGAGCTTTTGTAAAGCTACCAAGGTTGAGAGATTCCGCAGAGAAATAAAGCAGCTCATTCGTCAGGTAATTTTGCAAGTGCTGTCATGGTTCTCTTTATTTAGCCTtttctttagggcctgtttggccggaccgatccagCAGTATTGGAaggatgggatcgcgatatcccgGGATATACACGACgggccaaacagacccggtgaacctgtcccgggatataagcaatcccatggatcttaaaacaatccactgacatccccatcattaccttaaaattgatcttatcccttggttggacagattggaaggtaaaatcccaggatatgcccggcgtgccaaacagacccatagaacttgtcccgggatatagcaatcccgtggatcttaaaccaatccactgacaccaccatcattaccttaaaatccatcccatccctcctaatcccatgggatttgcccggccaaacaggcccttagcgtaCATCCTCATGTATTGTTTTCTTGATTCACAGGTGGAGGCCAATTCTGAGTTTACAAATGCACGTCGTATGAATATTACATTTTCACCGAATGATCCTGCCATAGCATCATTCCTCAAGGTTTGCATCCATTTGTTTGTGTGTGTTTTTTAGGCCGTTTTCTATGATAGCCATTATGCAGAAAGTTGTGGGTACTGGAATTGGATCATAAAATCATAAGATGGCCAAGATCAAAGGAAAAATGTCAAATCTTTCATAACTTTGATAAAAACATAAACATTGAAAAATGTGGAAAAATGAGCCTGCTAATAAAATATATTCCCACATCGAACTCCGGTcagtttttaacaatcattgctTGTATTTGTGATTATGAAACATTGAAGGTGGTGAGTTGGAAGTCCTCCATGTCATGGTTGGTGGTGCTTCCCAAGCACACACCAAATGCACCTGGAGCTCAGGGTTGCACGGAAAAGGCAAGCTGCATCAGCCGGTCAATTatgttctttcttttttcctgccCCGAATCTTGTTCAAGATGAGATTGGGAAGCTTTCATTTTTATCTCGACCACGAGTTGGTGCGAAGTGCATCCTGCCATCTTGGGAATCACAAACACCCAAACATAAGTATCCAAAATCATTCAAACATGGGAAAGACATACTCCATATATGTTACTAGACCTTCCATTCCATCACTCTCTAAATCATAGAGTAAGATGAACTTCAAAACCAATTCAACATCAATGAAAAGCCTAGGCATCTCCATCACTGAATCCTACAGCTTCTGCACATTATTCAAATTATGAATCCTGCAATTGGATTTTAACAACAGGCTGAAAAGGAGTCAGGAGCAAGCCCTTTGTCGCAACACATTGCCATACTACGTGCAAGAGCACGAGAAAGGAATGACTCAATGGTGGAATCGAGGTGCGCATCCATGCTGTTTACTAATGTGTCTAAAAACATTCATTCGCCAACTCAAGAATGCTCACTCATTGGTTCTTCCCCTTTTCCAGTATTCTTGTTGGGGCAGACTCCTCCGTGTTCGGCAGCAAGGTGAAAGAAATCGACGAAGAAGATGATACTGAGAACCCAAAAGTAGGGGCTGCTGCCTTTAGCTCATCCTGGTTACCTGGAAATGACAAGTATGATTCTCAGAACATACCATGTTTCTGTGTTAGGTTACTTTTGCTTCTCTTTCCATCACTAATGGTAGGCTTGATGCATGTATCGGATTGCAGGGCTACTATTAAGAAGTCTAAAAGTTCGAAACGGCAGCATCAGAAGCAGCTTGAGGTGGGTCCTGATGAGGATGTGGTGGAGGACTTGGTCCTAAGTTCAGATGAAGATGAGCCTGTTAATGACTACTCTCTGTCCACCGATGAGGGGCATGAAGTGGAAAATTCACCTCTAAAACAAAATAGCAAGAAACGGAAACATTTTCCTCCAAAACAGAATAGCAAGAAACAGAAACCACCTGCAGCTTTGCCAAAAAAGAAGAGAGGACGGCCACATATGAAGAAACCAAAGAAAATTGTGAATTGATGAGGATATCGAGTGAATAACTGATTGGTGGGGGGTGTGACAATGCAAAATGGAGCCTAATCCAGGCATTGTTGGGCCGTCCACACGTAGAATTTTTTTGAGGTGATCTCAATTTTGCTAGTAATACAGGTAGAAAACTTTTCCGCTGATTGTTATCTGTTTTGCTTGGTTAATATAATATTTTGTGCCATATCCATACTTCAAACTTGTAAAAGCTTAAAATATCCAAGTGCATAGGCaataaagaaaaatcctacatcaCCTAATTCCTGCAGTCACCTATATTCATATGCAAAGGGCGTGATGgaaggcttggataaaacacgtgcATTATAATAGATTTCTAATTCAACCAGAAATTCTGTTGTATCTTCTGTTATGACTGCCATTAATTTCAAAAACAAGATGAAATTTACATGGGAGTAAACTGAATTCCATGCCACCTAATCCTAGGTTTCAAACAGGTCCTTAGCGTAGCCAAGCTACTTGAAAGAGGAGAAAACACAAGCGTTATTACTAAATAGTTTTAAAGTTTATCACTTTTTTAAGGCTTTTAAAGTTTGCTATAAATGAGTATTCCTCTTTATATAGAcataagagctttttaatcattTTATATTAAAGGTTAAGCTGATGTTATATAACCATCATTCAAAAATTAAGAATAGTATAGACTTTTTAAACTATTCTGCACTATTACTTTTTAATGCATGGCTGGTGAACTCTACAAATCTCCATGACACTACCTAATTCTGACCATTCTACCCACTCTTTAGAATTCTCTAATGGCCTGTTtgtataccaccaaataagttatttttttctacttacagcagtagataagttaATTATTTgggataagtttggtttaagatcaattataaataacttttttacttaaatatactttagcttaataagtagaaatcaagataagctatttGAGGCagaagtagcttatcttaactaACTAACTAAAGATCTCTGTATACTATTTTATGAAGTAAGATTTCATGATTTAGTCTCTTGTAAATATCCTATCCATGAAGGCACCGAATGCTTGTGACGGCGAGATGGATATTCCAATTTTGGTCCAAGATTGACAGTGTTGCTTATGGACCGTGGATGATTGTGACTTTTTTGTTCCATCCATCTGTTGCTGTCCATGTATCAGATGGTTAGATTATCCAACTGAtgcattctttttcttttatgtgACCCGTCAAATAAACCGACAGACCATACATGCCACATGTATGACGGAGGATGGTCTCTATGCATTATGAGTAGGAACAGGACAGCGAAGGTGTTTTGTAGAGTTTATCCATTGGGAGTGTGTGGTTTGTATGTGACCCTTCTAGACTTCCAATCGACGATGAAGGGCCTACCTCTCAATCTCATCGCTCATCCACAGCACGCGCCACATATTTTCCTATCTGAAGGCCGGTTTGGTAGTCCATGGAATTGCCTGAACTTGTAGACCACCTGAATCTCTCACGTCCTTTAGGTCCCTCTCTCCATGATCAGGGCCGTTCATCAGGCAGGCACCTGAACTTGTAGGCCACCTTAATCTCTCACGTCCTTTGGTTCCCTTTCTCCGTGATCAGAGCTGTTCATCAGGCAGGTAAGGACGAAGAACTATCCACACTGCTAAGTTTACATATATTGGAAACCATCCAATGCTGGTAATCCAAAGTGGGGTACACTGAATGATAGATTGCAATTATCTAAGCTGTCCAGTGTTAAAAGATAGATAGCCTACAGGATACTATTTGTTAGTCCTTGGACCTCTACTGTACATGTGGTGGCCACGCTCcatgatcagaaccattcatccTGTGGAC contains:
- the LOC131236783 gene encoding nucleolar complex-associated protein 2 isoform X1, translating into MGSKSKKPRKRTAKRDPIDSEGEEDSIDEMPAVSLSDVDDESGTDKSESMLEENVPQTQQKAIEHMKQLQRLEEKDPEFYQFLKDYDKELLEFDDVDFNEDAKTELDEPEDSEPHVTAEKVQKSSEKVITTTMVNTWCNAVREKSSLRAVRTLMRAFRTACHYGDDTEDEPSIKFRIMSSSVFNKIMLFVLSEMDEVLRGLLKMPSSGGKKETIMNLANTKGWKTYGHIVKSYLANSLHVLNQMTDSQMISFTLRRLRYSAVFLAAFPSLLRKYIQVALHFWGTGGGALPVVSFLFLRDICIRLGSDCLDTCLKGIYKAYVMNCQHVNASRLQHIQFLGNCVIELYGVDTSSAYQQAFSFIRQMGMILRDALTIKTKEAFRKVYEWKYMNCLELWTGVICAYSSETDIKPLAYPLTQIISGVARLVPTARYFPLRLRCARMLNRIAAATGSFVPVSLPLLDMLVMKELNRPPSGGVGKAIDLRTTLKVSKPALKTRAFQEACVFSVVEELAEHLAQWSYSVAFFELSFIPLVRLRSFCKATKVERFRREIKQLIRQVEANSEFTNARRMNITFSPNDPAIASFLKAEKESGASPLSQHIAILRARARERNDSMVESSILVGADSSVFGSKVKEIDEEDDTENPKVGAAAFSSSWLPGNDKATIKKSKSSKRQHQKQLEVGPDEDVVEDLVLSSDEDEPVNDYSLSTDEGHEVENSPLKQNSKKRKHFPPKQNSKKQKPPAALPKKKRGRPHMKKPKKIVN
- the LOC131236783 gene encoding nucleolar complex-associated protein 2 isoform X2, whose product is MGSKSKKPRKRTAKRDPIDSEGEEDSIDEMPAVSLSDVDDESDKSESMLEENVPQTQQKAIEHMKQLQRLEEKDPEFYQFLKDYDKELLEFDDVDFNEDAKTELDEPEDSEPHVTAEKVQKSSEKVITTTMVNTWCNAVREKSSLRAVRTLMRAFRTACHYGDDTEDEPSIKFRIMSSSVFNKIMLFVLSEMDEVLRGLLKMPSSGGKKETIMNLANTKGWKTYGHIVKSYLANSLHVLNQMTDSQMISFTLRRLRYSAVFLAAFPSLLRKYIQVALHFWGTGGGALPVVSFLFLRDICIRLGSDCLDTCLKGIYKAYVMNCQHVNASRLQHIQFLGNCVIELYGVDTSSAYQQAFSFIRQMGMILRDALTIKTKEAFRKVYEWKYMNCLELWTGVICAYSSETDIKPLAYPLTQIISGVARLVPTARYFPLRLRCARMLNRIAAATGSFVPVSLPLLDMLVMKELNRPPSGGVGKAIDLRTTLKVSKPALKTRAFQEACVFSVVEELAEHLAQWSYSVAFFELSFIPLVRLRSFCKATKVERFRREIKQLIRQVEANSEFTNARRMNITFSPNDPAIASFLKAEKESGASPLSQHIAILRARARERNDSMVESSILVGADSSVFGSKVKEIDEEDDTENPKVGAAAFSSSWLPGNDKATIKKSKSSKRQHQKQLEVGPDEDVVEDLVLSSDEDEPVNDYSLSTDEGHEVENSPLKQNSKKRKHFPPKQNSKKQKPPAALPKKKRGRPHMKKPKKIVN